The following is a genomic window from Flavobacteriales bacterium.
TCCTTCACACCCTTTCCCTTCCAATCCAGCTTGATGCCCACTTCGGCGAAGGCCAGGTCGATGAAGTGGCGCACGGTGTAGGTCTTGCCGGTGGCCAGCACGTAATCGTCGGGCTTGTTGTGCTGAAGCATCAACCACATGCCTTCGACATAATCCTTGGCGTGGCCCCAGTCGCGCTTGGCGTCGAGGTTGCCGAGGTACAGGGTCTTCTGAAGGCCGAGCTTGATCTTGGCCACGGCACGGGTGATCTTGCGGGTCACGAAGGTCTCGCCGCGCAACGGGCTCTCGTGGTTGAAGAGGATGCCGTTGCACGCGAAGATGTTGTAGCTCTCGCGGTAGTTCTTGGTGATCCAGAAGCCGTAGAGCTTGGCCACGCCATAGGGGCTCTTCGGGTAGAAGGGCGTCTCCTCGTTCTGGGCACGGGGCAGCACGCCGCCGTACAGCTCGGAGGTGGAGGCCTGGTAGAATTTGGTCTTCTTCTCAAGGCCCAGGATGCGGATGGCCTCCAGGAAACGGAGCGTGCCGATGCCGTCGGCGTTGGCCGTGTACTCGGGCATCTCGAAGCTCACCGCCACATGGCTCATGGCGGCCAGGTTGTAGATCTCATCGGGCTGGATCTCCTTCACCAGGCGCAGGCAATTGACACTATCGGTGAGGTCGCCGTAGTGCAGGTGGAAGGGACGGCCCTTCTCGTGCATGTCGTGGTACAGGTGGTCGATGCGGTCGGTGTTGAAGAGCGAGCTGCGCCGCTTGACGCCGTGCACCTCGTAGCCCTTGTTCAACAGCAGTTCGCTCAGGTACGCGCCGTCCTGACCGGTGACACCGGTGATGAGGGCGACCTTCCTCTTCTTTCCGCTCGACTTCGTGCTTTTCTTGGCCATGGGGTCGGGGCGACGTTCGATCGCCCGTGGTTTTGGTTGTTCAGTGGACGATGAACCAGTTGTTCACCAGGGATTCCTTGTTGTAGCGCAGGGGGCCACCGGTGGTGATGTCGTCCACGGTGCGGCCGGCCTCGTGGGCGATGGCGTGACCGGCGGCGCTGTCCCACTCCATGGTGGGGGCGTAGCGCGGATAGGCGTCGGCGCTGCCTTCGGCCACCAGGGCGATCTTCAGCGCGCTGCCCATGCTGGTGAGGGCCACCTCGCCGTGCTGCGTGCGCATGCGGTCGATGTAGGCCTCGGTCTCGGGGCTCGCATGGCTGCGGCTGGCCACGATGGTGAAGGGGCGCTGGGGCATGGGCAGGGGCAGGCGCTCGGCCTGTGCGGCGAGTTCATACGGGGATGAGCTGCCGCGGGTTGCCGCCTGTTGCAACCGATGGGCGCCTCCGCCGGGCCAGGCGAAGTACAACAGGTCCTTCACCGGCACGTAGAGCACCCCGGCGATGGGCCGCGCGGCGCCCAGGCTGCCCGCCGGAAGCCCGTCGCGCTCCATGAGGGCGATGTTGACGGTGAACTCGCCGTTGCGCTTGATGAACTCCTTGGTGCCGTCGAGCGGGTCCACGAGCCAGTAGCGGTGCCAGCGCTGGCGCTCCTCCACGGGCAGCTCGCTCCCCTCCTCGCTGAGCACGGGCAGCGCCGTGGGGGCCAGCGCGGCCACGATGGAGCGGTGCGCGCGGCGGTCGGCCTCGGTGAGGGGCGAACGGTCGTCCTTGAGCTCCACGGCGATGGTGTCGGCGTACACCTCGAGGATCGCGCGGCCGGCCTCGAAGGCGGCGGCGATCGCCGGACCGAGCAGGTCACCGGGGGCCGTGTGCTGCATCGGGGGCCAAAGGTAGCCGCGCCCGAAGCGGGTGTTCCGCGGCGGCGGGCCCTTCCATCAACAGCGCGTGTGCACGACGGGCTCAGGGCCGCGTGATGCGCCTGCGGTACATCTCGTGGAGCTCCTCCTGCACATTGTCCAGGGTGATGGCGCGCCCATCGATGAAGGCGTGGCGCACGGCGTTGGTGCGCATGTCGAGCGCGTCACCGGCCGATAGGAAGAGGGTGGCGCTCTTGCCCACGGCGAGGCTGCCGTAGCGGGCATCGATGCCGAGCACCTGGGCGGCGGCGAGCGTGGCGCAGCGGACGGCCTCCTCGGGCGGAAGGCCGTGGGCGCGGGCGGTGCCGGCCACGAAGGGCAGGTTGCGCGCGCCCATGCGCTCCATGTCGCCGGTGTAGCTCAGGCAGAAGGGGACGCCGCGTTCGTGCAGCAGGGCGGGCAGGCGGAAGGGCAGGTCCACGTCGTCGTCGTTGCGCAGCGGCAGGCTGTGCAGGCGGCGCAGCACCACGGCCACGCGCTTGTCGCGCAGCAGGTCGGCCACGCGCCAGGCATCGTAGCCACCCACGAGCACGGTGCGCTTCACGCCCAAACGGTCGGCGAAGAGCACGGCCTCCTGGATGTCCTGCGCCTGCTCGGCCTGCACGAAGAGGGTGACCTCCCCGGTGAACAGACCGGCCAGCGCCTGGACGCGGACATCGGCGGGTGCGGCCTCGGGCCGGCGGGCGCGGGCGGCGGCCTCGGTGAAGAGCGTCTCCAGTTCGCGCAGGCGGCGTTGACGTTCCTCGGCCTTCTCGCGCACCACGGGTCCGGGCTCGGCCCACCAGCCGTGGCGGGTGAAGGCACCGGGCCAGTTGAGGTGCACCCCGTTGTCCTGGGCGATGAGGGCGTCGCGGCGGTCCCAGGCATCGAGCTGCACCACGCTGCTGCGCCCGCTGACCACACCGCCGCGCGGTACCACCTGGGCGATGAGCACGCCGTTGCGCCGCACGGTGGGGATGATGCGCGAGTCCACGTTGTAGGCGGTGGAGGCGCGCACCTCGGGGGTGAGGTCGCCGGCCTCATCCTCATCGATGGTGGCGTGCACCTGATCGATCTCGGCCAGGCCGAGCGTGGCATCGGGCAGGATGAAGCCCGGATAGAGATGGCCGCCCGCGGCATCGATCACCGTGTCGTAGCGCGCCGCCGGGGCCGTGGGCCCCACGTGATCGATCAGGCCGTTACGGAAGCCGACGAAGCCGCCGGCGATCAGCCGACCATCGCCGGTATGCACCTGTGCGTCGCGGATGAGCACGCTGCGGGCCTGGGGCGGAGCGGGTGCCGGCCGCTGGGCCTGGGCCAGGCAAGCGGCCAGGGCCGCGAAAAGGGTCGTCGCGGTCCTCATGGTTCCTCGCCGATGGTCTCACAATGCCAGTGCCCGTCCTTCCGGGGCGCCGGGCTCTCCGTGCGGGCCCCGAGGCGTTGCGCGGCGAGCACCTTGCCTGTCAACCGGTCGCGTTCGGCACGCAGGGCCGTGCGCAGCCGCTCGTCCCGCGCACGTTCGTACAGGGGACGGCCGTCCACCAGGGTCATCTCGGCGCGGGCGTCGATGCTCAGCGGGTGCGCGCTCCACAGCACGAGGTCGGCGTCCTTGCCGGGTTCCACGGAGCCCATGCGGTGGTCCAGCCGCAGCATGCGGGCGGGGTTGAACGTCACCATCTTCAGCGCCTCCTCCTCGGGCACACCGCCGTACTTCACGGCCTTGGCGGCCTCCTGGTTGAGGCGACGGCCCATCTCCGCATCGTCGCTGTTGATGCCGGTGAGCACGCCGGCCTGCCAGAGCAGCGCCGCGTTGTAGGGAATGGCCTCGTACACCTCCCACTTGTAGGCCCACCAGTCGCTGAAGGTGCTGGCGGCCACGCCATGCTCGCGCATGCGCGCGGCCATCTTGTAGCCCTCGAGGATGTGCGTGAAGGTGTTCACCGTGAAGCCGAGGCTGTCGGCCAGGTCCATCAGCATCTCGATCTCGCTCTGCACATAGCTGTGGCAGCTGATGAAGCGTTCGCCGCGGAGGATCTCGCCGAGGGCCTCCAGTTCCAGGTCGCGGCGCGGTGCGGCGACGGTCGTGTTCCTCTTCCGTCGGGACCCGGCCTTGGCGGTCGCGGCGGCGTGGGCATCATGCAGCACGCGGTGGTCGCGTGCGCGGAGGAAGGCATCGAGCATGAGCTGCTCCACGCCCATGCGGGTGCGCGGGTAGCGCTTGCCGTTGGGCGAGGTGCTCTGCTTGACGTTCTCACCCAGCGCGAACTTGATGAAACCCTGCGCCCTATCGATGGGGAACGCATCGGCCGGAAGGCCCCAACGCAGCTTCACCAGAGCGCTCTGGCCCCCGATGGGGTTGGCGGATCCGTGCAGCAGCTGCGCGGCGGTGACGCCCCCGGCGAGCTGGCGGTAGATGTCCACATCGTCCGCGTCGATCACGTCGGTCATGCGCACCTCGGCACTGATGGCCTGCCCCCCTTCGTTGACGCCGCGCCGGAGCGCGATGTGCGAGTGCTCGTCCACGATGCCCGGGGTGAGGTGCAGGCCTCTGGCGTCCACCTCGCGTACCACGGGCCGGCTTCGTCCGGTGAGGACGGTGTAGGGATCGAGGGCCGTGCCGACGGCGGCCACGCGGCCCTGATGCACCAGGACGTCCGCATTGCGCAGGACGCCCTGGGCCGTGTTGGTCCACACCGTGGCGCCCTTGAAGAGCAGGGTGACGGAGTCGGGCACCAGCGTATCGCCATAGGCGGAGAAGGGCGCCCATACGTCGCCGGGTGCGCTGGCGAGGAGGCTGTCAAGGGCCGACCGGCGGGCGGCGGGTTCCTTCACGGGCCCGGCATCGATGCGACGCACAGCGCTCCACGGGGCCCAGGTGTCGCCGGGGATCACCCCCTGGCCGTCCCAGATGGCGCCGTCGGCGTGCACGGTGCCGTTGAGGCGCACATCGCCTGCGCGGCCGATCGCCTTGGCATCGAAGCGCAGGCCGATGCGTTCGCCGGTGTGCGTGAGGTCGGTGGCGTACTTCACGGTGTCACCGGCGGCACCGCGCAACACCGCCTTGCGGTCGCGCCACCGCCCGCCGGAGACCTCCAGACGCAGGGTGCGGCCATCGATGTTGAGGTCGTAGGTGCCGCGCACATCGGCCAGGCCGCGGTCGGTGTGCACGAAGCGTTCACCGGCGACCCAGGTCTCCTGCACGCTATTGTCCTCGGCCAGCAGGTGGTCCGTGGTGATCAGCAGGTTGGCCAGAGCCCCCGTGGCGAGGACGCCCAGGCGGTCCTCCAGGCCGAGGTAGGCCGCGGGCACGGTGGTGCAGGCGGCGATGGCGGCGCTGCTGTCGAGGCCGCAGCGCACCAGGCGGCGCAGCGCGGGCCACCAGTCCTCCGGCTCCTTCAGCCCCTGGCGGGTGAAGGCGAAGCGCACCCCGGCCTCGTGCAGGATGCGGGGTCCGTGGGGCGCGAGCTCCCAGTGCTTGAGCCGGGCGATGGGCACCTCGGTGGCATCGTGCGGATCGCGGACATCGGGCGCATCGGGCTGCACCACGGGCAGGATGAGGTCGAGGCCGGCGGCGGCCACCTCGGGCCAGCGCGCGTACTCATCCCCTCCGCCCCTGACGATGGCGCGGAAGCCGTGCTCACGGCCGAGGGCGGCGATGCGCAGGACGTCGTCGCGATCGCGGGCCTCGAAGACCCAGGGCAGGCGTTGCTGCGCGGCGAGGGCCTCCAGTTCGGCATCGCGCAGGTCGGCGGCGCCCCCATCGGCGTACCACCGCGCATCCAGCAGGGTCTGGCGGAAGAGGGCGATGGAGCCGGTGAGCGAGGACGGGTAGGGATCGGTGGAGCTGCCCTTCTGGAAGGAGAAGTGGGCCGAAGCGTCGGTCACGAGCACATCGAGCTGCGGGGAGCGGCCTGCAGGGAGCACCACGGCGCCGGTGCCGCGCACGATGCCATCGGCCTGGTGCACCCACACGGCCGTGACGCCCTGCGCGCGAAGGCGGGCGGCCTGCTCGGCATCGGGCGCGTAGCGGGTGGCCGCGCGCTGGGTGGCCCGGACGGCCGGGTTCCAGTGGTGGGCTCCGGCGGGCGTGCGGGCGGGGGCCGGTGCCTCCTTGGGCATGCCGAGGTCGCCGTACGGCTCCACAAACCCGGGCCACACGTGCGCCCCGTGCAGGTCGTGCACCACGGCGTCCTTCGGCACGCTGACGCCCTGGCCCACGGCGGTGATGCGGTCGCCGCTCACCACCACGGTGGCATCGTACAGGGTCCGGCCCGGCGCGGGATGCACGGTGGCGTGGACGAAGGCGTGCACCGGCACGTTGCGGTCGTGCGGGCCGTTCACCGGGGCGGTCACCTGGGCCAGGACCGATCGGTGGCCGGCCAAGGCACCGAGCAGGCCGAAGGCAAGGAGCAGGAGGGACCGCATGGCCGGCGAAAATAGGGGCCGGGCGCCGCGGTCGCGGAGGCGGCTACATTTGCGGCCAGCAGAGCATCCGCATGGAAACGAACATCCTGGGCTTCTTCCACAGCCTGTTGCGCTACGGCGTACTGGCCTTCGTGGCCGCAGCGGGCCTCGCGGCGCTCAACGGTCTGTCGCGCGGACGGCCCATCCTGGTCTACGAACGCACGCTGGCGATGGTGGCCGTGGTGTTCTGCCACGTGCAGCTGCTGCTGGGCCTCATCCTCTACTTCATGCGGTTCAAGGCCTTCGGCATGATGCAGCCCGCGCACCAGCGCTTCTGGAAGATGGAGCACATCGGCACCATGGTGATCGCCATCGTGCTGGTGACGGTGGGGCGGGCGATGAGCAAGCGGGCCAAGGAGGAGCCGCGCAAACAGCGGCTGATCGCCATCTTCTTCCTGATCGCCCTGGTGCTGATGCTGTGGGCGACGCCCTGGCCGTTCAAGGAGGTGGGGCGCGATCTGGGCTGGCTATGAGGATGCGCCTTCTTCCCATGCCGGTGATCCTGCTGCTGGCCTGCACGGCGGGCGGTTCCACCGAGGATCCCGTGGCGGCCACCACGTTTCCGGATGGTACCCCGAACGGCACGGCCCTGTTCCAGATGCACTGCACGCTGTGCCACGGCAAGGACGGCCGGCTGGGGCTGAGCGGTGCGAAGGACCTCACCCTCTCGGTGCTCACGCGCGACGAGGTGACCACGGTGGTGGCGGGGGGCAAGGGCATGATGGTGGGGTACCGCAACGTGCTGAAGCCCGGTGAACTGGACGCCGTGGTGGACCATGTGATGGCGCTGCGTGCGGCCACCCCTTCGGCGCGGCCATGATCGAGACCACGCGGGCGAAGGCCGAGACCGCCGTGCTGGTGGGCCTGGTGACCGATGAGCAGGACGCCGACCGGGTGAAGGAATACCTCGACGAGCTGGAGTTCCTGGCCACCACGGCGGAGATCCGCACGGTGAAGCGCTTCA
Proteins encoded in this region:
- the gmd gene encoding GDP-mannose 4,6-dehydratase; the protein is MAKKSTKSSGKKRKVALITGVTGQDGAYLSELLLNKGYEVHGVKRRSSLFNTDRIDHLYHDMHEKGRPFHLHYGDLTDSVNCLRLVKEIQPDEIYNLAAMSHVAVSFEMPEYTANADGIGTLRFLEAIRILGLEKKTKFYQASTSELYGGVLPRAQNEETPFYPKSPYGVAKLYGFWITKNYRESYNIFACNGILFNHESPLRGETFVTRKITRAVAKIKLGLQKTLYLGNLDAKRDWGHAKDYVEGMWLMLQHNKPDDYVLATGKTYTVRHFIDLAFAEVGIKLDWKGKGVKEQGIDKKTGKVLVAIDPRYYRPAEVDHLEGDPAKAKRVLGWKHKYDLKALVKEMVASDVELFKRDVYLKKGGHKILHEQE
- the cysQ gene encoding 3'(2'),5'-bisphosphate nucleotidase CysQ; its protein translation is MQHTAPGDLLGPAIAAAFEAGRAILEVYADTIAVELKDDRSPLTEADRRAHRSIVAALAPTALPVLSEEGSELPVEERQRWHRYWLVDPLDGTKEFIKRNGEFTVNIALMERDGLPAGSLGAARPIAGVLYVPVKDLLYFAWPGGGAHRLQQAATRGSSSPYELAAQAERLPLPMPQRPFTIVASRSHASPETEAYIDRMRTQHGEVALTSMGSALKIALVAEGSADAYPRYAPTMEWDSAAGHAIAHEAGRTVDDITTGGPLRYNKESLVNNWFIVH
- a CDS encoding amidohydrolase family protein, which translates into the protein MRTATTLFAALAACLAQAQRPAPAPPQARSVLIRDAQVHTGDGRLIAGGFVGFRNGLIDHVGPTAPAARYDTVIDAAGGHLYPGFILPDATLGLAEIDQVHATIDEDEAGDLTPEVRASTAYNVDSRIIPTVRRNGVLIAQVVPRGGVVSGRSSVVQLDAWDRRDALIAQDNGVHLNWPGAFTRHGWWAEPGPVVREKAEERQRRLRELETLFTEAAARARRPEAAPADVRVQALAGLFTGEVTLFVQAEQAQDIQEAVLFADRLGVKRTVLVGGYDAWRVADLLRDKRVAVVLRRLHSLPLRNDDDVDLPFRLPALLHERGVPFCLSYTGDMERMGARNLPFVAGTARAHGLPPEEAVRCATLAAAQVLGIDARYGSLAVGKSATLFLSAGDALDMRTNAVRHAFIDGRAITLDNVQEELHEMYRRRITRP
- a CDS encoding amidohydrolase family protein, which translates into the protein MRSLLLLAFGLLGALAGHRSVLAQVTAPVNGPHDRNVPVHAFVHATVHPAPGRTLYDATVVVSGDRITAVGQGVSVPKDAVVHDLHGAHVWPGFVEPYGDLGMPKEAPAPARTPAGAHHWNPAVRATQRAATRYAPDAEQAARLRAQGVTAVWVHQADGIVRGTGAVVLPAGRSPQLDVLVTDASAHFSFQKGSSTDPYPSSLTGSIALFRQTLLDARWYADGGAADLRDAELEALAAQQRLPWVFEARDRDDVLRIAALGREHGFRAIVRGGGDEYARWPEVAAAGLDLILPVVQPDAPDVRDPHDATEVPIARLKHWELAPHGPRILHEAGVRFAFTRQGLKEPEDWWPALRRLVRCGLDSSAAIAACTTVPAAYLGLEDRLGVLATGALANLLITTDHLLAEDNSVQETWVAGERFVHTDRGLADVRGTYDLNIDGRTLRLEVSGGRWRDRKAVLRGAAGDTVKYATDLTHTGERIGLRFDAKAIGRAGDVRLNGTVHADGAIWDGQGVIPGDTWAPWSAVRRIDAGPVKEPAARRSALDSLLASAPGDVWAPFSAYGDTLVPDSVTLLFKGATVWTNTAQGVLRNADVLVHQGRVAAVGTALDPYTVLTGRSRPVVREVDARGLHLTPGIVDEHSHIALRRGVNEGGQAISAEVRMTDVIDADDVDIYRQLAGGVTAAQLLHGSANPIGGQSALVKLRWGLPADAFPIDRAQGFIKFALGENVKQSTSPNGKRYPRTRMGVEQLMLDAFLRARDHRVLHDAHAAATAKAGSRRKRNTTVAAPRRDLELEALGEILRGERFISCHSYVQSEIEMLMDLADSLGFTVNTFTHILEGYKMAARMREHGVAASTFSDWWAYKWEVYEAIPYNAALLWQAGVLTGINSDDAEMGRRLNQEAAKAVKYGGVPEEEALKMVTFNPARMLRLDHRMGSVEPGKDADLVLWSAHPLSIDARAEMTLVDGRPLYERARDERLRTALRAERDRLTGKVLAAQRLGARTESPAPRKDGHWHCETIGEEP
- a CDS encoding cytochrome B, giving the protein METNILGFFHSLLRYGVLAFVAAAGLAALNGLSRGRPILVYERTLAMVAVVFCHVQLLLGLILYFMRFKAFGMMQPAHQRFWKMEHIGTMVIAIVLVTVGRAMSKRAKEEPRKQRLIAIFFLIALVLMLWATPWPFKEVGRDLGWL
- a CDS encoding c-type cytochrome, producing the protein MRLLPMPVILLLACTAGGSTEDPVAATTFPDGTPNGTALFQMHCTLCHGKDGRLGLSGAKDLTLSVLTRDEVTTVVAGGKGMMVGYRNVLKPGELDAVVDHVMALRAATPSARP